A section of the Pseudorasbora parva isolate DD20220531a chromosome 2, ASM2467924v1, whole genome shotgun sequence genome encodes:
- the LOC137046880 gene encoding myeloid-associated differentiation marker-like protein 2: MDPQGGHYLNKAAVLSGLGAARMCQLLLGCTTMALVAHGAGFSATYGTFCMFVWCFCFAVTLLVFTLDVTRLHGCMLISWDNFTVAFAMLATLMYVTASIVYPVYFLRSECPSEGCEVRNYRIAVTVCSSVCCFAYGAEVFITRAKPGHVVGYMATVSGLLKVVQAFIACIIFGALANDSEYNRHIPTQYCVVVYSLCFAVTVVVVALTVSGRTSSLRFPFDRFVVVYTFLATLLYLSAAVIWPVFSFDKKYGTPGRPQDCPRGKCPWDSKLVIAVFTCANLVLYFTDLVYSQRIRFVSHSAA; the protein is encoded by the coding sequence ATGGACCCCCAAGGAGGCCACTACCTAAACAAGGCAGCGGTGCTGTCCGGTCTCGGCGCAGCCCGCATGTGCCAGCTTCTGCTGGGTTGCACCACCATGGCCTTGGTGGCCCACGGCGCGGGATTCAGCGCCACCTATGGCACCTTCTGCATGTTCGTCTGGTGCTTCTGCTTTGCCGTCACACTGCTGGTCTTCACCCTGGACGTGACGAGGCTTCACGGGTGCATGCTCATCTCCTGGGACAACTTCACTGTGGCGTTCGCCATGCTGGCCACTCTTATGTACGTCACAGCCTCCATAGTGTACCCTGTTTACTTCCTGAGGTCGGAGTGCCCGTCGGAGGGCTGCGAGGTGCGAAACTACCGAATCGCAGTCACCGTCTGCTCCAGCGTCTGCTGCTTCGCTTACGGGGCCGAGGTCTTCATCACCCGGGCCAAGCCGGGGCATGTGGTCGGCTATATGGCCACCGTGTCCGGCCTGCTCAAGGTGGTCCAAGCCTTCATAGCCTGCATCATCTTCGGCGCTCTGGCCAATGACAGCGAGTACAACCGCCACATCCCCACCCAATACTGCGTGGTGGTCTACAGCCTGTGCTTCGCCGTGACCGTAGTCGTGGTGGCACTCACCGTTTCGGGGAGAACGTCTTCGCTGCGCTTCCCTTTCGACCGCTTCGTGGTCGTCTACACCTTCTTGGCGACGCTTCTGTATCTGAGCGCTGCCGTGATCTGGCCGGTCTTTAGTTTTGATAAGAAGTACGGGACCCCGGGGCGACCCCAAGACTGCCCCAGAGGAAAGTGCCCGTGGGACAGCAAGTTGGTGATCGCCGTGTTCACCTGTGCCAATCTGGTGCTGTACTTCACCGATCTGGTGTACTCTCAAAGAATACGATTCGTCTCGCATTCGGCAGCATGA
- the notum1a gene encoding palmitoleoyl-protein carboxylesterase notum1a, whose amino-acid sequence MKCRRPQRSIRVMSVIHWAVMLGLIQSGALGARRLRGGRNPQPRRALPSEHSRAETTESFSLDFTAVEENMDNFMTQVKNLAQSLYPCSAQKLDYDMKLHFLENTSVTCNDGTPAGYYLKESKGSRRWLIFLEGGWYCFNKENCDSRYETMRRLMSSAKWPQTKTGTGILSSLPEENPHWWNANMVFLPYCSSDVWSGATPKTDQNDYAFMGSLIIKEVVKDLLTKGLDNAKILLLAGSSAGGTGVLLNVDSVSEFLEELGHTNIQVRGLADSGWFLDNKQYRCTDCVDTFNCAPTEVIKRSIKYWGSVVPERCRQAYEGKEWNCFFGYKVYPTIKRPVFIVQWLFDEAQLTVDNIHLTGQPVQEGQWRYIQNLGTELRNTLKDVPAMFAPACLSHEFITRNYWTDVQVKGTSLPRALHCWDRSLQDNGRNNKSPPKGCPVHLIDSCPWPHCNPTCPTIRDQSTGQEMNVIQFLMHMGFDVQKMAQQQGMDPSKLLGMLSSGS is encoded by the exons ATGAAGTGCAGGCGGCCGCAGAGGAGCATACGGGTGATGAGTGTCATTCATTGGGCTGTGATGCTGGGGTTGATTCAGTCCGGCGCGCTCGGTGCGCGGAGATTACGCGGAGGACGCAACCCGCAGCCGAGGCGCGCGCTGCCCTCCGAGCATTCCCGCGCCGAGACCACCGAGAGCTTCTCGCTGGATTTCACAGCCGTGGAAGAAAACATGGACAACTTCATGACTCAGGTGAAGAACCTCGCGCAGTCTCTCTACCCGTGTTCGGCACAGAAGCTCGACTACGACATGAAGCTGCATTTCCTGGAGAATACATCAGTCACCTGTAACGACGGGACCCCAGCAGG GTACTACCTGAAGGAGTCCAAAGGAAGCAGGAGATGGTTAATATTTCTGGAGG GTGGCTGGTACTGCTTCAACAAGGAGAACTGCGACAGCAGATACGAGACCATGAGGAGGCTCATGAGCTCTGCCAAATGGCCACAGACCAAGACAG GCACAGGAATACTGTCTTCACTTCCAGAGGAAAACCCTCACTGGTGGAATGCCAACATGGT GTTCCTCCCATATTGCTCAAGCGACGTATGGAGTGGAGCCACACCAAAAACCGATCAAA ATGACTATGCATTCATGGGTTCCCTGATCATAAAGGAAGTGGTGAAGGATCTGCTGACCAAAGGTCTGGACAATGCCAAGATACTGCTGTTGGCTGGAAGCAG CGCGGGCGGAACCGGGGTGTTGCTGAACGTGGACTCAGTGTCTGAGTTCCTGGAGGAGTTGGGCCACACAAACATCCAGGTCAGGGGTCTGGCGGATTCTGGCTGGTTCCTGGACAACAAACAGTACCGCTGCACTGACTGCGTGGACACCTTCAACTGTGCGCCCACAGAGGTCATCAAGAGATCAATCAA ATACTGGGGCAGCGTTGTACCCGAACGATGCCGACAGGCTTATGAAGGAAAAGAATGGAACTGCTTCTTTGGATATAAAGTTTATCCCACCATTAAAC GCCCTGTGTTTATAGTGCAGTGGCTGTTTGATGAAGCCCAGCTAACAGTGGACAACATTCATCTGACGGGTCAGCCCGTTCAAGAGGGCCAGTGGCGTTATATCCAGAATCTGGGGACGGAGCTGAGGAACACACTGAAGGACGTCCC TGCCATGTTTGCTCCCGCTTGCCTGTCGCATGAATTCATAACAAGAAA TTACTGGACTGACGTTCAAGTCAAGGGAACGTCTTTACCAAGAGCGCTCCACTGCTGGGATCGCAGTCTACAGGACAACGGCAGAAATAATAAATCCCCTCCCAAAGGCTGTCCCGTGCATTTAATCGACAGCTGCCCATGGCCTCACTGCAACCCGACGTGCCCAACGATCCGAGATCAGTCGACGGGACAGGAGATGAACGTTATCCAGTTCCTCATGCACATGGGCTTTGACGTGCAGAAGATGGCCCAACAGCAGGGCATGGACCCAAGTAAGCTCCTGGGCATGCTCAGCAGTGGCAGCTAA